Genomic DNA from Molothrus aeneus isolate 106 chromosome Z, BPBGC_Maene_1.0, whole genome shotgun sequence:
TTGTTAAAACTTGTTAGCCATTTGTGCCTTGTATGATTTTAAAAGTTAGGTGGGAAGAAAAATTCAATATAACATTAAGCGTAATCATTTGCATTGATCTCCAATGCAATAGTGTATTGACTTGTTTTACCTGCAGTATCATAATTTCTGATAACAGTATAACCAAAGAAGGAGGCCTTAATGTTCAAATGTTGTCAGTAATGTAGCCAAAAATGACAACTTCTTGGTTTTAAATGCTATGATAAAAGTTAGAGAAATTTCAGTatgggggagagagggaggaattGCAAAGCAAAGATATGTTTGGTGAGTGTTGTTTGGGATTCTTGTCACATTCTGGTAAGTTTCTGAAGAGGTGTACAGAGCATGTCTGAGTCATAGGGCCGTGTACTAAGCTTTGCACGGGGTGTATTTCCTCCCCTGGCTCCATGCCTCCTCTCAGGCCTCTCCTCTTGCTCACAGATGCACACTGACAGCAGTGTTGTATACACACTTACACTTGCGCCCAAAGATGGGGTTATTCCATACTTTTTTACCCCTGCTTTTAAAACATATCAATGTGATTTCTGCCTTTagattttccttattttttgaCTCTTTGGTTGTTTTCCTCCAGAAGGAGGCCTTTGTTCTACAAAGCTGATTTTGTCCTTCCAGCAATATGTCGGGTATGGAATCTGACTGTCTTCCATAATATTCCTCATGTCAGGAGATGATACTGGTGCTTACTGTGTTTGAAAGATAATCTCTGCAAGTTCAGCAATTGTTTAGGAGTTACGGAAGTTTTTTTAAGTCTTCTGAATATTCATGCTCCACTTACCACAAAGTAAGTGAGTGAGAGGGAATTAAACCCTAATCAATTGAATAGAAATACTAGTCTGACTCACCCTCTGGACATGGTTTTTATTAGATTCTTGGTAACAGTGGATCATGCAATAAAAATTTGGGGAGTGCAAGAGATGTTTCCGGCATAGATCTGAGAAGGCTGTTGGGGATATGGACATCAGCATTTTTCTGCCTGTGAAATGATACAGCAGTTCTAGCTACAATACTGTGCTCTGAAAAAGAACACAAACACTTTATGCATGTGATTTGCTTGAGAGCTTTGCTTCCTTGGAAATGGTATGATCACTTGTATCATTCGTCAAGGTGGCTTTGTGCAGCTTGCCTCTTTGCAGTGTATTTCAATTCATTGTGGTTGTCAAATTTTAGTACAACTAATATAATGTTGCAGCAAAGGAAATTGTTTAAATTTCTTTGAACACTTCTGTCAGAAAATGGCTAAACACTTAGTATACAATAAAGAGTAATGCTGTATATCTGTCTTAATACATAATTGTGGACAAGACACCTGCACTTTCAAGCATCCTAATAAAGTTGCCTTTATTACAATTACATTATTACTTAATTGGTTCTAAACAAATGAGGTATGTTCTCACTTAGTGTCCTATCTTGCCATTAAATGTTCCCACAAACCAAAAGAGATTTTAAGACTTTAGttctttttacaaatatttttcttttatatgatGTGACCAAGACATTTTCACACAGTTTGGACATCTACTTTATAATGTAAGAGCACCAATCTTCACAGAAACCTTGTTTATatagtattttatatttatagttatatttatttattaatttataattttatttttgtctatttttaatTCAACTTTTCTAGATGCAGAATAATCTCTTAAATAGTAGATCACACATGGTCAAGCATAGACACATTCTGGATTATGACAGTTCAAATTACTGGGTTGTGTGAGGGAACATTCTGAAAGTCAGTCCACTAAATTTCTAAAATCTTGTACACATTCTCTgacaatgaaattatttttgatcACGTAGTGAACTAGCTGTTTATACTACAGAGTATTCCATTTGCCAGGCTTTTCTGAAATGAGAATACAgtttgaaaagtaaaatatattgcAGTCATGTGTCTTTCAGGATGCAGTGGGAAGACTCAAGAATAGATGAAGACTGAAGAAACATACTTGTGCTTTTATCAGAAAGCTGTCACTAGAGCTGCAGTAGATGGCAGTCTACTTTCATGAAGGCAGTCATCATAAACCAAGGGGCATGttttaaaatctctgtattGACTTTGTCCTGGGCTGGAGAAACATTAGTTGTGACTGTGTATGGAAATGGAGAAGAGGGCTGTTTCAGAAAAGGGTTGTTTGAGTCTGGTTTTGAATAGCTGTCAAACAGCAGACTGGCAGAAGTAGCCTACCCTGAAATTGCCATCCCTTTTTTTATGGTGATGGGTGATACTGATAAAATGTTACTAGTATTTTCCATCAGTTAACTGCTTTTCTCTGCAAGAAGATGAATAAAACTTTGTAAGGCTCAAGCACAGCTTTTTATATCTGAAGTATGTGGGAGAGGACTGTAGCCACATGGAGTGTGCTGCATTTCCtgaggttttttaattattaacgTGATAGATGAATGTGTGGAAAAAAGCAAGTTATATGAACTTACAAAAAGATGCAGAGCTCCTAAAACCAGACCATACATTTAGCAGAAGGAAAACTATTATTATACTGTTCATCTTATCACAGTGTCTAGGCACTGTGAGAGAGGGACCCACACCCTTTTGTGCTATTGTTTAATGAGCAGCTTCCTCAAGTCTGGAAGTTGCAAGATTCCTGTATTATTCAGCTGTGATTGCACTAACATTTATTTGGATCATTCTGTTTCCTAAACCCTCATATTTTCTATGTGTTCAGAGACAATTTGGAAGGTGATATACTACTCACCTAACCAAAGGATCATGGAATCCTCGAGGCTGGAAGCAGCCATCAGGACCAAAATCACCCATGtcccagctcacagcagagtCAGGTAGAGGAGGCTGCCCAGGACCATGTGTAGTTGACTTTAATTATCTCCAAGGACTGCTCCCatagtgcaaaaaaaaaaaaaaaaaaaaaaaaggccaaaatcAAAAACTGAATAGCAAAACCTTCTGGAGTGTTCAGATGGAATTTCATGTCACccagtttgtgcccattgcctcttgtcctgtcactgagAAGATCCTAGGTCtgtacatttcttttttcctcaccaAGTATTTCTAGAAATCAGTAAGATGCTTcaagagccttctcttctccagaccaAACACTCTCAGCTCTCTCAGTGTATCATCATATGACAAGATTTCCAGTCCCCTTTATGGTCCTTTGCTGGAGCTACTCTGGAATGTCCAGGTCTGTTTTGTGGTTGGGAAACTCAGACCTGGACCCACCACTCCAGATGTATCTTAAGTCtaccagtgctgagcagagggaaaggattCTTATACCTTcttacagctgctgctgctgctgctgctgtttttcctgGTGCAACTCAGGATGTCAATTGCTGTCTTTGCTGTGCAGGTGAGTTGCTGGTGAGTTGACAACTTTTTGTTAAGCAGATGATCCCCCATCCTTCTCTGTGTAGCTGTTTTCCAGCTCACTGGCCCCAGCATGTATTGCTGTCTGGGTTGGTTCCTCCACAAGGGCAGGACTTCCCTTTGTTAATGTTCAATTAGAAGGTCATCAAGTTGGTTAAGCACAATCTACCTTTCGTAAATCCTTCCTGATCCTAAATGCTTTCTTGTCCTTGGCTTTGGCAAGGGTTTCCAGCATTGGCTATTCCATCACCTCCCCAGGAACTAAAGTGAGGCTGACCAACCTATAACTCCTCGGATCCTCCTTCTTTCAGGGACAGGAGTGATACTTGCTCTCTTACCTCAGGGACCACTTCTGATCACTCACAATCTTTTAAAGGCAAGAGAGGGTAGCTTGCAATAGCATGATTTAGCTTCTTCAGCTCTGCCATTCTAAGTCATTCCATGGATGTGTGTATGTCCTGTTTTTTCAACTACTTGCTGACCTTTTCTTGCTCCATCCAAAGTAAGTCTTCCTTACTCCGTATTTTTCCTGTAGTCTCAAAGGCCTAAAATTCCTGGACTGCTTTTACCAGTAAAAATGGAGACAAAGAAGGCATTGAGCACCTCAGCCTTTTCTATGTCCTCTTCCAACTCACATGGATGTAGAAACTTTCCCCATTACCCTTCACATTTCCcatctgttctagtttcagccCATACAGAGTTATTTTTGCATTTGCTGGGATGGAGGTATGGGAAGGTCAAGAAGGCTGGAGCCATATGGATGTGTACAGGTGATTTATTCTATACTAGTCATGTCATCGCTGTAGGGCATGGCTTTGAGTAGAAGAAAAGGCAGAGTGGAAGGACAGACATTTTCGTTCCCTCTTTACCTGTGAAAGCAAAGTGCTGAGCAGAGTGGTGCAGTCTGGGTGGAGCCATGCAGACTGGCTTGGGAGATTTGTCCGTCATTGCTTTCCACTGTCTCAGATGTGGGACAAAAACCCCGCATTGGCTGTGGTAATGTCCACCCTTTTCTCCTTTGTCTCTGGAAAAGCCATGTTGCCACCAGGGATGCAGTAACACCtgccatttttctcctttgtctcAGGAAAAGCTGCATATCACAGGCCATGGTAACAAGAGGATAGGTGGACTTCCATAAGCATTTTTGGGGTGTAATCACCCTCATTTATCTATTGTTagtattgttgctgttactgtttgttTCCTTATCTTACTatttttccagtaaattgttgtCTCAACCCATAATCTTTCCCTTTTTGTCCCTTTCTCACTGGAGGAGGTCAGGGGAAGGGAAGTGGATGTTTGGAGCTTAATTTCCAGCTGATCTTAAACCACAGCATCACCTCGTTCAACTCCAGGTGGGCTTTGGCTTTCCTCATTTCATCCCTGCATGATTGTACAGTGCTCTGCATTCCTCCTAATTCAGCTGTCCCCGCTTTCACTTACCATACATTTCCTGTTTATATCCGAGTTTAGCCAGGAGCTCTCTGGCCATCCATGTAGGCCTTTTGCTGCCTTTATTTGAACTCTGCATATCAGATTGAACGACTCCTGAGCTTAAAGGAGGTGATCTTTGAAAATTAAACAGTTGTCCTGGACTCATCTTTTCTTCAGGGCCACGACCCATGTGACTCTTCAAGGAACTCTGAAGATGTTAAAGTCTGCTCTGTAAACTTCAGTTCCACTCTTTGCTATTCTCCCTCCTCTCAAATTTCTGAATTCTCCGTCTCATGACGTCTCATGTTCCCTGCAGCAAAAACCTTCACATGCCCACACATTTCTTCTGGTGTTGTGAGTGCCAAGATTGACTTCTCGGTTACCAGTGTCAGGAAGTTGTTTGTCAATGCACTGAATCTGTTGTGTTCTGAAGCTTTACTTTGACCACTTCATATCCTTCAGcccaaagaaaatttattttaatgtaaaatttcCAGCTGCTACTCTTGGCAAAGATAAATTCACACTATTAAATACATTCAAAATCAAAGTGTTTAAAGCCTTTTGCTGCCTTAAGATTATCGACATTTTTAAGCTCATTGCCCACAGCATTTTGCATTAAGTTCATAATCATTAGCTGAAAAGAGAAACTTAAAACCAGGTTGTATCAAGATATTAGGTATTAATATGAATGTTCTCGCTATCTCAGTAACATTTTATTGCATACTGCAGGTTGAAGATGCATTAATCCTCAGTTTCACATTTCTGGATCCATTATGACCTCACAACATCTGAAAAGGGCTGGCGCTATAAAGGGGCACTGCAGGACTCTTGTGGAAttgggagaaaggaaagaacTTCCTGGCTGTTCATAAATATATGTGGACATGCTCTGAATGCATTTCCAATAGCAAACCAAGAGCAAACTTCAGTGATACTCCTGCAATTCTTGCTATTAGTATGACCCAGAACTGTAGTCCCAGCCATTTTCCACTCTCAGTCTTGCTTTAATATCACCTAATGTAAAACTTAGATTTCCACAGGGGTGGGGGGAAGCTAAACATACAGAGGACAAGGATTTTGCTGTGGGATGTCTCCTGGTTAATCAGTCTTACCTGCTGTGATTGATGCCTGCACTAATACTTGCATGATGCTGGCTGCCTTCAGAATCTGGGACTCTGGAGTAAAGAAGCTGGAGATTTTGGAGGATGGATGTGGTAATGCTAGAAGGTAAAGCTGTAATAAGGTCACTCAAGCAGCCTCTCTTTAACTGTTTTGGAAACAATGTGTTGTGTTCCTCTGATTTTTATTGTTCTCTGTGGTGTGCTGCTTCTCAGTCACTTTGAAAAATATATCTTCTGTCTCTTTCAGGgactctttttttctccctctgggTACTTTTCTACATTTCTCATCCCCAACTTGtcctgaaaggatttttcatctCTGTAGCTTGTCCAAccctttttattcttctttcctttttacttACAACAACTGAAGAACTGTGTGTTCTTCCCATAAAGGATGAAATTCTTTGAAAGACAAAACTGATGCAGCTGTCAGTTCCCTGGCCTTAGCCATGGCTACCACACATGTACAGCTGTAATGCTTAACTTGTAGACTTCCAGTATGTGAACATCTGGAAAGTGTGATAGCTTTTCTGTCTCACTGGTCTGTAGCAAAACcaggaacaggtttcccagagaggtgATTCATGTCCCATTCCTGGAAaaattcaaggtcaggttggacagtgCTCTGACAACCTCATCTAATTGAAGATATACCTGCTCGTTGCAGGGGCTTGAACTAAATGATCTCCAATCCAAACCTTCCaacccagaaagaaaaattctatccaaaataaatattacaagTTCAAATCTGAGTGAGCCCTCATGAAATTTTTCTTGCCATCTGGAATTACAGATGACAGTGGCCTGAATGCAAATTTGCCTCAGTGCTTTTGTGGGAGGAAGGATCCATGTAACAGAAGAAGGATGAGTCCAAGCCTGTCCTTTTTCTGGTGTTTGTTGTGTAATTATGAAGCCACTTGTGCCAGAAACAGGATACAGGGTCCCTTTTTCAGTTCCCACACTCTTGAGTAAGCTGTGACAGAAGCAACTGCTCTTAGAATTGGCTCAGAAGAATCAGAGACGGTTTTTCCTCCTGCAATTGATAGTTCCCTCTGAGGACATGTAAGCATAACCAGAGCTCTCTGTTTGGCAGCTAGGTGATGTGCCCTTATCCTGAATCATAGGCACCTTGTATCATACAAACAAATTCAAGGCATTTGTTTTAAATACGAAATTTATTAATGAATTCACTAGTAAAATAGCAGTTCTTTTTACCCCCCACGTAAAACAAATAACTTGAAAGGCATACAATACAAAAATAATCAGTTGCAACAAATAATCTGCAAATCTCAAACAAAAGCTAAGTTAATAGGTTTCCCAAGTCAGTTAATGtctcaaaaccaaaaatgaGAGCTTTCTTTTGAAACTCCTTATGAAGTACAAGTCAAGATTGATAACACCACGGTGCTTCATTTATCTTGCAGTGTAAGAAACTCCTATTGCCAGAGATGGTGACTTCTATTAGACACAGCCTGAGAATTTCTATCTCTCTGGAGATTTATTCTAATTTGAAATACTGAGCACTTTTAAATATCCCCTCCAACTCCACTCTAAGTCACAAATGATGAATGTTTTTTCTGTGCAATTTCACCTGAAGAAGTGTTACTATTAGGGATCACTGACAAGTCTTCTTCCAGTTTTCCCTGCTTTGCAGACGCAGGATTTTACTGGCTGCCAGTCTCTCATGTTTTGACAGGTGTTGCTCTTCCTGAGGTCCTCTGGAAATCTGTGTCCTGTTGGCAACTGATTTCTTGCATGAATCTATGAGAATCTAACCCCCTTCCGGGGTTTGGGTCTTGGCCAGCTGTTTGCTGTTGCTCCAGACATAATGTGTATGGTGGTGGCGGCTGTTCCTGCTCATTTGTTTCACTGACAAACTCTGCGCTGCTTTCACTGTATGGAGGTGGAGGAATATTGATGAATTCTTGCTGCTTTATTGTGGAGGCAACTGACAGTGGGGAGACCAGTTTTTCAGGATCTATGCTGTCTTCATAAGAGGGAGGATAGAAGTCAGGCCTAAAATAAGCAAGCCAAAAAGAAACACATTATGGTGAAGTGTGATTTATCTCACAGAGCTTGGTTAGATGCTTCGTCTGTTATGTTTCCAAAATTTAGATGAGGTCTTAACTGTAAACAGACATCTAAGTGTGtttaaagaattaaatacaTTAATGTAAAATGTAGACATAACTGGTATAATTTGCCTTGCCTTTGtacaaaatgttttattgaaACACAGCACTCTAAAATGACAAGCCTTCCCTGTGAAAATTCCCAACCATGGCATACAAACACTCATGCTTGTGAGTATTTTAACAAGTGAGAGAAAAGTTTAATTTGGAAGAAGAATGAGATCAGTGTTCAAAGTTATTTATTATTGCAATAACCATTGTTTTccacagtttaaaaataaatttggtaTGTTTCTGCTTATCTAACCAAAATTTACTGAATGTTGCTTTTATAGTGCCTTTAGAACACCCATTCTCAGTGTTTCTAGTATGGTTTCCACAACAgtccaggaaaagaaatttgtatCCAGTGACCATGTTAAAGAGTTTTGCCAGGTCTAGTGCAGTTTAAGAAACTGTCTCTCTCAAAGCATCAGACTTTGTAAAGAACAAAGTTATAGGGTCACAGAATGTtttgggaagggaccttaatgaTCATCCAgttcctgccatgggcagggccaccttccactagaccagattgtcCATCCAGCCTCGCCTTGAGTGcttctagggatggggcagccacagcttctctgggcaacctgctccagtgcctcaccaccctcacagtaaagcattttttccccaatatctAATATAAACATATACTTTCTCCATttgaaaccattcccccttCTACTGTCACTACATGTTCTTTTTGGAAGTCCCTGTCCATCTTTCCTGTAAGTTCCCTTCATGTACATAGGATGCTGTAGACTCACTGGAACCTTCTTGGGGCTGAATaattccagctctctcagcctgtcatCACAGGAGAAGTGTTCCATTCCCCTGATCATCTTCATGGTGCTCTTCTGGACCCACTATAGCAGGTCCATGCCCTTTCTGTGCCAAGGATGCCAGATCTGGATGAAATGCTCCAGGTGGGGACTCACAAAGACACAGCCAAGGAgtagaatcccctccctcaaccTGTTGGTTACACttctttggatgcagcccaggacatatttggctttctgggctgcaggtgCACATTGCTGGGTCACATTGACCTACTTCATCAATGAAACCCCCCAGGTTCTTCTCCCCAGGACTGCTCTCAAACCAATCTCTGCCCAGCTTGTGTTTGTGCTTCAATTTGCACCAACCCAGATGCAGAACCTTGTGCTTAGCCTGGTTGAATTTCCTGAGGTTTTTAAATTGGGGGGACAATCAGACAATACAATTTAAGCAGGAGCCATAAAATGAATGAGCGGAGGCCCCCTGCATATCTCAGCTTCTCTCTACATGAGCGCCCATCCCCCAGCAGCATCCTAAATTGTCTGCTGAGATGGAACTCAGTATGCTCCTGGTGAATTTGGAATAGCTGCACCTGCTGCCTCCATGCATGGCTTTGGAAGCTTTGGGAAGTTTGAAACTTTCTCTGTTTCAGGTAGTATACCTTACCTTAGGTATTTTTTGCATGAATGGCTGTTTGCACATTGCTGCTTTCTATagcaaataaaatttcagaCTACAGTTCTctccacagaaaaataataaaatggctACAGGATTTGCATTTTGTAAAAACCTTGcattgcttctttcttttcacagtatgtttaaaaaaagcatccctccctcccaatTAATCTGCAACACATACCTGTCTATGGTGCAGACATGTGGTTCTCTGTGGCTGGGATTTCGAATGAAGATGCCAAGGGCCCTGTATTTCAGGACTTCATGGAAAGTGCTCCAGAAAATACCAGTAACAAGGAGACAGAGCCCCAAAGCTAACAGGCAATAAAACACTAGCTTGTTGTTCCCACATCTGCACATGGAAGAATTCATGGACATGCAAAGTACTCCCAGGCAAATAGTGGAGAAACTGAGTAAGAGCATAAAAAGACGAATGAAAGTAAAAAGACCTTTAGACATCCTTCGCAGAAAACACAGCACTTTGTTCCTGTCTCCTGTTCCTGTTTGCTGACTCTCTCTGCTGTACTTCTCATATTCATGTATGGGTACTTTATATGCTACAACTCCCCTGTAGACAATTAAGAGAAGCAGAGAGTTTTAACCTACTCATTAACTCTTTGAAGACTTATAAACTCTTTTGAGATTAATTTGTAACCTTCTGCCTACTTTAGGAAGGAAGCAGAAACTTCCTGAACCATCCCTTTGCTGCTGTAAGCTCTGGAGTGTAAACTTGGACTGCTCCCTTCATTGCGTGATTTGCAGTGGTTTATACACTTCACTGCTTATGAATGGGACCTGTATTTGTTAAATTTGACTTACTTGACTTTAATA
This window encodes:
- the TMEM252 gene encoding LOW QUALITY PROTEIN: transmembrane protein 252 (The sequence of the model RefSeq protein was modified relative to this genomic sequence to represent the inferred CDS: deleted 2 bases in 1 codon), with amino-acid sequence MRSTAERVSKQTGDRNKVLCFLRRMSKGLFTFIRLFMLLLSFSTICLGVLCMSMNSSMCRCGNNKLVFYCLLALGLCLLVTGIFWSTFHEVLKYRALGIFIRNPSHREPHVCTIDRPDFYPPSYEDSIDPEKLVSPLSVASTIKQQEFINIPPPPYSESSAEFVSETNEQEQPPPPYTLCLEQQQTAGQDPNPGRGLDSHRFMQEISCQQDTDFQRTSGRATPVKT